The DNA segment CAGAAGGGTGCCAGGCCGGCGTTCAAGGGCTACCACGGCTTCCCGGGCGTTCTCTGCACCTCCGTGAATCAGGAAGTGGTCCACGGCATCCCCAACCGGAAGCGCCGGCTGGTGGCCGGGGACCTGATGAAGCTGGACTTCGGGGTCGTCTACCGGGGCTTCTTCGGGGACTCGGCACGCACGGTGCCCGTGGGGAAGGTGACGCCTGAGGCCCAGGCCCTGGTGGACGCCACCCGGCAGTCCCTGGAGAAGGCCATCCAGGTGATGCAGCCCGGCAACCGGATTGGGGACATTGGCCACGCGGTGCAGAGCCACGTGGAGGCCCGCGGGTTCTCCGTGGTCCGCGATTTCACGGGGCACGGGATTGGTCGGAAGCTGCACGAGCCGCCCCAGGTGCCCAACTATGGGCAGGCGGGCGCGGGGATGAAGCTGCGGCCCGGCATGGTCCTGGCGGTGGAACCGATGGTGAACCAGGGAACGCCCGACGTGGAGGTCCTGGAGGACGAGTGGACGGCCGTCACCGTGGACGGCAAGTTGTCCGCCCACTTCGAGCACACCATCCTGATCTCGGAGCGAGGGCCGGAAGTGCTGACCCGGCGCTCATGAAGGACCCCAGGACCCGGGGTGAAATAGGGTGATGTCAGAAGGTGTTGATAGAGGTCCAGATTTCAGATCGCGCGGCGCTTG comes from the Corallococcus macrosporus genome and includes:
- the map gene encoding type I methionyl aminopeptidase, with the translated sequence MNPVELKSPDEIALMREAGRIVCEILDELEKAVAPGVSTWELDALAEKLIAQKGARPAFKGYHGFPGVLCTSVNQEVVHGIPNRKRRLVAGDLMKLDFGVVYRGFFGDSARTVPVGKVTPEAQALVDATRQSLEKAIQVMQPGNRIGDIGHAVQSHVEARGFSVVRDFTGHGIGRKLHEPPQVPNYGQAGAGMKLRPGMVLAVEPMVNQGTPDVEVLEDEWTAVTVDGKLSAHFEHTILISERGPEVLTRRS